A stretch of the Candidatus Edwardsbacteria bacterium genome encodes the following:
- a CDS encoding helix-turn-helix domain-containing protein — protein MKTFQKHLKKEMQNKKFTKAYREEKELAELAVKIAETRTAYHLTQRELASKAHITQQQLSKVENGENCYMTTLLKIFRALDLDFSLCSAGRKI, from the coding sequence ATGAAGACATTTCAAAAGCATCTTAAAAAGGAGATGCAAAATAAAAAATTTACCAAGGCATACCGGGAAGAAAAGGAATTGGCGGAATTGGCCGTTAAGATAGCAGAAACCAGAACTGCATATCATTTGACCCAAAGGGAACTGGCATCTAAGGCCCATATAACCCAGCAGCAGTTATCCAAGGTCGAGAACGGCGAGAACTGCTATATGACAACCCTGCTTAAAATATTCAGGGCATTGGATCTGGATTTTTCACTTTGCTCTGCCGGCCGTAAAATATAG
- a CDS encoding type II toxin-antitoxin system RelE/ParE family toxin, which produces MKKTWKIIYYETEGGESRIEDFIKALPPRSRAKVMSFIGLLEERGPDLPRPYADLLKDGIHELRIKVTGNQYRFLYFFCFRDYIVLTHAIRKNSDRVPAGEIKAAVGIRCDFLKRYSLKKLQEEFNEDISKAS; this is translated from the coding sequence ATGAAAAAGACTTGGAAGATCATTTATTACGAGACGGAAGGCGGGGAATCCCGGATAGAAGACTTTATAAAAGCCCTTCCGCCCAGAAGCCGGGCAAAGGTCATGAGTTTTATCGGTCTGCTGGAGGAACGCGGACCCGATCTGCCCAGGCCCTATGCCGACCTGCTGAAAGACGGCATTCACGAATTGAGGATAAAGGTCACCGGCAATCAGTACCGTTTTTTGTATTTCTTTTGTTTCCGGGATTATATCGTTTTAACCCATGCAATACGTAAAAATTCCGACCGGGTGCCTGCCGGGGAAATAAAGGCGGCTGTGGGCATCAGGTGTGATTTTCTTAAGAGGTACAGCCTGAAAAAGCTACAGGAGGAGTTCAATGAAGACATTTCAAAAGCATCTTAA
- the ispG gene encoding flavodoxin-dependent (E)-4-hydroxy-3-methylbut-2-enyl-diphosphate synthase: MPEKIQNTYPRRKSQPVKVGNIVIGGSAPVSIQSMTNTDPCNVRATLAQIKKLEKAGCQIIRLAVPDKKSATALARIRQGTKMPLVADIHFDHRLALMALDAGVDKLRINPGNIGSQDKIRQVVKAAAGKKVPIRIGVNAGSLEKDILTRDGHPTARGMVASALRHVQILEDLGFDDIVISLKGTDVPMTIEAYRKISKMIPYPLHLGITEAGTPAAGAIRSAVGIGTLLAEGIGDTIRVSLSGDPAREIPVAREIVQSLGLGTFGPVVHACPTCGRCKIDVARIAAQVERRIAGIKKPLKVAVMGCVVNGPGEAREADLGIAGGDGLGLLFQKGKIIAKVKEKDMVNQLVSLAKKM, translated from the coding sequence ATGCCAGAAAAGATACAAAATACCTATCCCCGCCGTAAATCCCAGCCAGTCAAGGTGGGGAATATCGTCATCGGCGGCAGTGCCCCGGTGTCCATCCAGTCCATGACCAACACCGATCCCTGCAACGTCAGGGCCACTTTGGCCCAGATAAAAAAATTAGAGAAGGCCGGGTGCCAGATCATCCGCCTGGCGGTGCCGGATAAAAAGTCCGCCACCGCTCTGGCCCGTATCCGGCAGGGCACCAAAATGCCCTTGGTGGCCGATATCCATTTCGACCACCGCCTGGCCCTGATGGCCCTGGATGCCGGGGTGGACAAACTGCGCATCAACCCCGGGAACATCGGCTCTCAAGATAAGATCAGACAGGTGGTCAAGGCTGCGGCCGGTAAAAAGGTTCCCATCCGCATCGGGGTCAATGCCGGCTCGCTGGAGAAGGATATTCTGACCCGGGACGGCCATCCCACCGCCCGGGGCATGGTAGCCAGCGCCCTGCGCCATGTTCAGATACTGGAGGACCTGGGATTCGACGATATCGTCATCTCGCTCAAAGGCACGGACGTGCCCATGACCATCGAGGCCTATAGAAAAATATCCAAAATGATTCCCTATCCTTTGCACCTGGGCATCACCGAAGCCGGGACCCCGGCGGCCGGTGCCATCCGTTCGGCGGTGGGCATCGGGACCCTTTTGGCCGAGGGCATCGGGGACACCATCCGAGTATCGCTATCAGGCGATCCGGCCCGGGAGATCCCGGTGGCCCGGGAGATCGTTCAGTCATTGGGGCTGGGAACCTTCGGCCCGGTGGTCCATGCCTGCCCCACCTGCGGCCGCTGCAAGATAGACGTGGCCAGGATCGCTGCTCAGGTGGAGAGGAGAATCGCCGGGATAAAAAAACCGCTAAAAGTGGCGGTGATGGGCTGTGTGGTCAACGGGCCGGGCGAGGCCCGGGAGGCCGACCTGGGGATCGCCGGCGGCGACGGTCTGGGCCTGCTGTTCCAAAAGGGAAAGATCATAGCCAAGGTCAAAGAAAAGGATATGGTGAACCAATTGGTATCGTTAGCCAAAAAAATGTAA
- the sppA gene encoding signal peptide peptidase SppA yields the protein MKKKGIFITLIVAAVLMVVVIFVGAIVMAVSDNSAMDISYGKSVGLVEIVGPIVSSENAVRMIKKYRDNNSVKAIVIRLETPGGGVAASQEIYEAIKTAREKKPVVCSMGEVAASGGYYIACGCDSIVANPGSLTGSIGVILSYAVVEELFRKIGISYEVIKAGAVKDMGSPFRQMSPQERALLQATIDDVHLQFMEAVSEGRSIPLDSVKLFADGRVLSGRQAYQLKLVDRLGTQDDAVIMAGNMAGLKETPKVIKERKRRPSIFDLLAESAETLSNLNRSAQTKLEYRLGN from the coding sequence ATGAAGAAAAAAGGGATTTTCATAACCTTGATCGTGGCCGCGGTGCTGATGGTCGTCGTCATCTTCGTCGGCGCCATCGTGATGGCGGTGTCCGACAACAGCGCCATGGATATCTCCTACGGAAAATCGGTGGGGCTGGTGGAGATCGTCGGGCCGATAGTCTCATCCGAAAACGCCGTGCGGATGATAAAGAAATACCGCGACAACAACTCCGTCAAGGCCATCGTGATCCGGCTGGAGACGCCGGGCGGCGGAGTGGCCGCTTCCCAGGAGATATATGAGGCTATCAAAACGGCCAGGGAAAAGAAGCCGGTGGTCTGCTCCATGGGCGAGGTGGCGGCCTCCGGCGGGTATTATATAGCCTGCGGCTGCGATTCCATCGTGGCCAATCCCGGCAGCCTCACCGGCTCCATCGGGGTCATTTTAAGCTACGCCGTGGTGGAGGAACTGTTCAGGAAGATCGGCATCAGCTATGAGGTGATCAAGGCCGGAGCGGTAAAGGATATGGGCTCGCCCTTCCGCCAGATGTCTCCCCAGGAGAGGGCGTTATTGCAGGCCACCATAGACGACGTGCATCTGCAGTTTATGGAAGCGGTGTCGGAGGGCCGCAGCATCCCGCTGGACTCGGTAAAATTGTTTGCCGATGGCAGGGTTCTCTCCGGACGGCAGGCCTATCAGCTTAAACTGGTTGACAGGCTGGGAACCCAGGACGATGCAGTGATAATGGCCGGTAACATGGCCGGGCTTAAGGAAACCCCCAAGGTGATCAAGGAGAGGAAACGCCGTCCCTCGATATTCGACCTGCTGGCCGAAAGCGCCGAGACCCTGTCCAACTTGAATAGATCAGCCCAGACCAAACTGGAGTATCGGCTGGGGAATTAG